A window of the Paralichthys olivaceus isolate ysfri-2021 chromosome 5, ASM2471397v2, whole genome shotgun sequence genome harbors these coding sequences:
- the LOC138407650 gene encoding interferon-induced protein 44-like isoform X5, whose product MQSNMALYSDCFLFSVIYRKYQDNLEFVKSYKPQNNQVKHLRILLHGPVGAGKSSFINSVDSILKDRPAGRVMTDAISGSNFTKKYRTFKFSRGRESTYSLVFNDIMGFEKGSDCGVPVEDVKLALRGHVEEGYKFNPERGLMEGDIGYNSHPTVEDKVHVLVCVVPVSSVSVLSDEIVMKMREVRLAASELDIPQLAILTKVDEACPKAARDSRNIYKSRYLKEQVDKFHMRLGLPLNCIFLVKNYNEETELNEGMSAAIVCALRQMVLFGEDFLNNLET is encoded by the exons TAACATGGCACTTTAttcagattgttttttattttctgtcatttacagGAAGTACCAGGACAATCTTGAGTTTGTGAAATCTTACAAACCTCAAAACAATCAAGTCAAACATCTCAGGATTCTGCTTCATGGACCAGTTGGTGCTGGAAAGTCGAGTTTCATCAACTCTGTCGACAGCATTTTAAAAGACAGACCTGCAGGTCGAGTTATGACAGATGCAATCTCTGGGAGCAACTTCACCAAAAAG TACAGGACCTTCAAATTCTCCAGAGGACGAGAGAGCACTTACTCTTTAGTTTTCAATGACATCATGGGCTTTGAGAAAGGATCTGACTGTGGAGTCCCTGTGGAAGACGTCAAACTGGCCCTGAGAGGACACGTGGAAGAAGGTTACAAG TTCAACCCTGAACGAGGACTGATGGAGGGGGACATTGGCTACAACTCACATCCCACTGTGGAAGACAAAGTTCATGTTCTGGTGTGTGTTGTTCCTGTgagctcagtgtctgtgttAAGTGATGAGattgtgatgaagatgagagagGTCAGACTGGCAGCCAGTGAACTGG ATATTCCCCAACTGGCTATTCTCACCAAAGTTGATGAAGCCTGTCCCAAGGCTGCAAGGGACTCAAGGAATATCTATAAGAGCAGATACCTGAAGGAACAG GTTGATAAATTCCACATGCGGCTGGGCCTCCCACTGAACTGCATCTTCCTTGTGAAGAACTACAATGAGGAAACTGAGTTAAATGAAGGAATGAGCGCTGCGATCGTGTGCGCACTGAGACAGATGGTTTTGTTTGGAGAAGACTTCCTCAACAACCTGGAAACATGA
- the LOC138407650 gene encoding interferon-induced protein 44-like isoform X6, producing the protein MFSSCYYNPEWKYCFLFSVIYRKYQDNLEFVKSYKPQNNQVKHLRILLHGPVGAGKSSFINSVDSILKDRPAGRVMTDAISGSNFTKKYRTFKFSRGRESTYSLVFNDIMGFEKGSDCGVPVEDVKLALRGHVEEGYKFNPERGLMEGDIGYNSHPTVEDKVHVLVCVVPVSSVSVLSDEIVMKMREVRLAASELDIPQLAILTKVDEACPKAARDSRNIYKSRYLKEQVDKFHMRLGLPLNCIFLVKNYNEETELNEGMSAAIVCALRQMVLFGEDFLNNLET; encoded by the exons attgttttttattttctgtcatttacagGAAGTACCAGGACAATCTTGAGTTTGTGAAATCTTACAAACCTCAAAACAATCAAGTCAAACATCTCAGGATTCTGCTTCATGGACCAGTTGGTGCTGGAAAGTCGAGTTTCATCAACTCTGTCGACAGCATTTTAAAAGACAGACCTGCAGGTCGAGTTATGACAGATGCAATCTCTGGGAGCAACTTCACCAAAAAG TACAGGACCTTCAAATTCTCCAGAGGACGAGAGAGCACTTACTCTTTAGTTTTCAATGACATCATGGGCTTTGAGAAAGGATCTGACTGTGGAGTCCCTGTGGAAGACGTCAAACTGGCCCTGAGAGGACACGTGGAAGAAGGTTACAAG TTCAACCCTGAACGAGGACTGATGGAGGGGGACATTGGCTACAACTCACATCCCACTGTGGAAGACAAAGTTCATGTTCTGGTGTGTGTTGTTCCTGTgagctcagtgtctgtgttAAGTGATGAGattgtgatgaagatgagagagGTCAGACTGGCAGCCAGTGAACTGG ATATTCCCCAACTGGCTATTCTCACCAAAGTTGATGAAGCCTGTCCCAAGGCTGCAAGGGACTCAAGGAATATCTATAAGAGCAGATACCTGAAGGAACAG GTTGATAAATTCCACATGCGGCTGGGCCTCCCACTGAACTGCATCTTCCTTGTGAAGAACTACAATGAGGAAACTGAGTTAAATGAAGGAATGAGCGCTGCGATCGTGTGCGCACTGAGACAGATGGTTTTGTTTGGAGAAGACTTCCTCAACAACCTGGAAACATGA
- the LOC138407650 gene encoding interferon-induced protein 44-like isoform X7 translates to MGGVWSLVIGPTLWRNVSAKYQDNLEFVKSYKPQNNQVKHLRILLHGPVGAGKSSFINSVDSILKDRPAGRVMTDAISGSNFTKKYRTFKFSRGRESTYSLVFNDIMGFEKGSDCGVPVEDVKLALRGHVEEGYKFNPERGLMEGDIGYNSHPTVEDKVHVLVCVVPVSSVSVLSDEIVMKMREVRLAASELDIPQLAILTKVDEACPKAARDSRNIYKSRYLKEQVDKFHMRLGLPLNCIFLVKNYNEETELNEGMSAAIVCALRQMVLFGEDFLNNLET, encoded by the exons GAAGTACCAGGACAATCTTGAGTTTGTGAAATCTTACAAACCTCAAAACAATCAAGTCAAACATCTCAGGATTCTGCTTCATGGACCAGTTGGTGCTGGAAAGTCGAGTTTCATCAACTCTGTCGACAGCATTTTAAAAGACAGACCTGCAGGTCGAGTTATGACAGATGCAATCTCTGGGAGCAACTTCACCAAAAAG TACAGGACCTTCAAATTCTCCAGAGGACGAGAGAGCACTTACTCTTTAGTTTTCAATGACATCATGGGCTTTGAGAAAGGATCTGACTGTGGAGTCCCTGTGGAAGACGTCAAACTGGCCCTGAGAGGACACGTGGAAGAAGGTTACAAG TTCAACCCTGAACGAGGACTGATGGAGGGGGACATTGGCTACAACTCACATCCCACTGTGGAAGACAAAGTTCATGTTCTGGTGTGTGTTGTTCCTGTgagctcagtgtctgtgttAAGTGATGAGattgtgatgaagatgagagagGTCAGACTGGCAGCCAGTGAACTGG ATATTCCCCAACTGGCTATTCTCACCAAAGTTGATGAAGCCTGTCCCAAGGCTGCAAGGGACTCAAGGAATATCTATAAGAGCAGATACCTGAAGGAACAG GTTGATAAATTCCACATGCGGCTGGGCCTCCCACTGAACTGCATCTTCCTTGTGAAGAACTACAATGAGGAAACTGAGTTAAATGAAGGAATGAGCGCTGCGATCGTGTGCGCACTGAGACAGATGGTTTTGTTTGGAGAAGACTTCCTCAACAACCTGGAAACATGA
- the LOC138407650 gene encoding interferon-induced protein 44-like isoform X4 has protein sequence MKSFSKNTVWSLVIGPTLWRNVSAKYQDNLEFVKSYKPQNNQVKHLRILLHGPVGAGKSSFINSVDSILKDRPAGRVMTDAISGSNFTKKYRTFKFSRGRESTYSLVFNDIMGFEKGSDCGVPVEDVKLALRGHVEEGYKFNPERGLMEGDIGYNSHPTVEDKVHVLVCVVPVSSVSVLSDEIVMKMREVRLAASELDIPQLAILTKVDEACPKAARDSRNIYKSRYLKEQVDKFHMRLGLPLNCIFLVKNYNEETELNEGMSAAIVCALRQMVLFGEDFLNNLET, from the exons GAAGTACCAGGACAATCTTGAGTTTGTGAAATCTTACAAACCTCAAAACAATCAAGTCAAACATCTCAGGATTCTGCTTCATGGACCAGTTGGTGCTGGAAAGTCGAGTTTCATCAACTCTGTCGACAGCATTTTAAAAGACAGACCTGCAGGTCGAGTTATGACAGATGCAATCTCTGGGAGCAACTTCACCAAAAAG TACAGGACCTTCAAATTCTCCAGAGGACGAGAGAGCACTTACTCTTTAGTTTTCAATGACATCATGGGCTTTGAGAAAGGATCTGACTGTGGAGTCCCTGTGGAAGACGTCAAACTGGCCCTGAGAGGACACGTGGAAGAAGGTTACAAG TTCAACCCTGAACGAGGACTGATGGAGGGGGACATTGGCTACAACTCACATCCCACTGTGGAAGACAAAGTTCATGTTCTGGTGTGTGTTGTTCCTGTgagctcagtgtctgtgttAAGTGATGAGattgtgatgaagatgagagagGTCAGACTGGCAGCCAGTGAACTGG ATATTCCCCAACTGGCTATTCTCACCAAAGTTGATGAAGCCTGTCCCAAGGCTGCAAGGGACTCAAGGAATATCTATAAGAGCAGATACCTGAAGGAACAG GTTGATAAATTCCACATGCGGCTGGGCCTCCCACTGAACTGCATCTTCCTTGTGAAGAACTACAATGAGGAAACTGAGTTAAATGAAGGAATGAGCGCTGCGATCGTGTGCGCACTGAGACAGATGGTTTTGTTTGGAGAAGACTTCCTCAACAACCTGGAAACATGA
- the LOC138407650 gene encoding interferon-induced protein 44-like isoform X2, producing the protein MLQSHFVQSHICKVWSLVIGPTLWRNVSAKYQDNLEFVKSYKPQNNQVKHLRILLHGPVGAGKSSFINSVDSILKDRPAGRVMTDAISGSNFTKKYRTFKFSRGRESTYSLVFNDIMGFEKGSDCGVPVEDVKLALRGHVEEGYKFNPERGLMEGDIGYNSHPTVEDKVHVLVCVVPVSSVSVLSDEIVMKMREVRLAASELDIPQLAILTKVDEACPKAARDSRNIYKSRYLKEQVDKFHMRLGLPLNCIFLVKNYNEETELNEGMSAAIVCALRQMVLFGEDFLNNLET; encoded by the exons GAAGTACCAGGACAATCTTGAGTTTGTGAAATCTTACAAACCTCAAAACAATCAAGTCAAACATCTCAGGATTCTGCTTCATGGACCAGTTGGTGCTGGAAAGTCGAGTTTCATCAACTCTGTCGACAGCATTTTAAAAGACAGACCTGCAGGTCGAGTTATGACAGATGCAATCTCTGGGAGCAACTTCACCAAAAAG TACAGGACCTTCAAATTCTCCAGAGGACGAGAGAGCACTTACTCTTTAGTTTTCAATGACATCATGGGCTTTGAGAAAGGATCTGACTGTGGAGTCCCTGTGGAAGACGTCAAACTGGCCCTGAGAGGACACGTGGAAGAAGGTTACAAG TTCAACCCTGAACGAGGACTGATGGAGGGGGACATTGGCTACAACTCACATCCCACTGTGGAAGACAAAGTTCATGTTCTGGTGTGTGTTGTTCCTGTgagctcagtgtctgtgttAAGTGATGAGattgtgatgaagatgagagagGTCAGACTGGCAGCCAGTGAACTGG ATATTCCCCAACTGGCTATTCTCACCAAAGTTGATGAAGCCTGTCCCAAGGCTGCAAGGGACTCAAGGAATATCTATAAGAGCAGATACCTGAAGGAACAG GTTGATAAATTCCACATGCGGCTGGGCCTCCCACTGAACTGCATCTTCCTTGTGAAGAACTACAATGAGGAAACTGAGTTAAATGAAGGAATGAGCGCTGCGATCGTGTGCGCACTGAGACAGATGGTTTTGTTTGGAGAAGACTTCCTCAACAACCTGGAAACATGA
- the LOC138407650 gene encoding interferon-induced protein 44-like isoform X3, whose amino-acid sequence MFSSCYYNPEWKFWSLVIGPTLWRNVSAKYQDNLEFVKSYKPQNNQVKHLRILLHGPVGAGKSSFINSVDSILKDRPAGRVMTDAISGSNFTKKYRTFKFSRGRESTYSLVFNDIMGFEKGSDCGVPVEDVKLALRGHVEEGYKFNPERGLMEGDIGYNSHPTVEDKVHVLVCVVPVSSVSVLSDEIVMKMREVRLAASELDIPQLAILTKVDEACPKAARDSRNIYKSRYLKEQVDKFHMRLGLPLNCIFLVKNYNEETELNEGMSAAIVCALRQMVLFGEDFLNNLET is encoded by the exons GAAGTACCAGGACAATCTTGAGTTTGTGAAATCTTACAAACCTCAAAACAATCAAGTCAAACATCTCAGGATTCTGCTTCATGGACCAGTTGGTGCTGGAAAGTCGAGTTTCATCAACTCTGTCGACAGCATTTTAAAAGACAGACCTGCAGGTCGAGTTATGACAGATGCAATCTCTGGGAGCAACTTCACCAAAAAG TACAGGACCTTCAAATTCTCCAGAGGACGAGAGAGCACTTACTCTTTAGTTTTCAATGACATCATGGGCTTTGAGAAAGGATCTGACTGTGGAGTCCCTGTGGAAGACGTCAAACTGGCCCTGAGAGGACACGTGGAAGAAGGTTACAAG TTCAACCCTGAACGAGGACTGATGGAGGGGGACATTGGCTACAACTCACATCCCACTGTGGAAGACAAAGTTCATGTTCTGGTGTGTGTTGTTCCTGTgagctcagtgtctgtgttAAGTGATGAGattgtgatgaagatgagagagGTCAGACTGGCAGCCAGTGAACTGG ATATTCCCCAACTGGCTATTCTCACCAAAGTTGATGAAGCCTGTCCCAAGGCTGCAAGGGACTCAAGGAATATCTATAAGAGCAGATACCTGAAGGAACAG GTTGATAAATTCCACATGCGGCTGGGCCTCCCACTGAACTGCATCTTCCTTGTGAAGAACTACAATGAGGAAACTGAGTTAAATGAAGGAATGAGCGCTGCGATCGTGTGCGCACTGAGACAGATGGTTTTGTTTGGAGAAGACTTCCTCAACAACCTGGAAACATGA
- the LOC138407649 gene encoding interferon-induced protein 44-like isoform X1: MSSECLYFTAMGGVWSLVFGPTLFKHPWREVSVKYQDNLEFVKSYKPQNNQVKHLRILLHGPVGAGKSSFINSVDSILKDRPAGRVMTDAVSGTSFTKKVCTTGKTKTALRYRTFKFSRGVESTYSFVFNDIMGFEEGSDCGVSVEDVKLALRGHVEEGYRFNPERGLMEGDIGYNSHPTVEDKVHVLVCVVPVGSVSLLSDEIVMKMREVRLAASELDIPQLAILTKVDEACPKAAGDSSNIYKSTYLKEQVDKFHMLLGLPLNCIFLVQNYDEETELNEGMSAAIVCALRQMVQFGEDFLNNLET; the protein is encoded by the exons ATGTCGTCTGAATGTCTTTACTTCACAGCAATGGGAGGAG tttggtcACTTGTATTTGGTCCGACACTCTTTAAGCATCCATGGAGGGAGGTGTCAGT GAAGTACCAGGACAATCTTGAGTTTGTGAAATCTTACAAACCTCAAAACAATCAAGTCAAACATCTCAGGATTCTGCTTCATGGACCAGTTGGTGCTGGAAAGTCGAGTTTCATCAACTCTGTCGACAGCATTTTAAAAGACAGACCTGCAGGTCGAGTTATGACAGACGCAGTCTCTGGGACCAGCTTCACCAAAAAGGTTTGCACAACAGGAAAGACTAAAACTGCATTGAGG TACAGGACCTTCAAATTCTCCAGAGGAGTAGAGAGCACTTACTCTTTTGTTTTCAATGACATCATGGGCTTTGAGGAAGGATCTGACTGTGGAGTCTCTGTGGAAGACGTCAAACTGGCCCTGAGAGGACACGTGGAAGAAGGTTACAGG TTCAACCCTGAACGAGGACTGATGGAGGGGGACATTGGCTACAACTCACATCCCACTGTGGAAGACAAAGTTCATGTTCTGGTGTGTGTTGTTCCTGTGGGCTCAGTGTCTTTGTTAAGTGATGAGattgtgatgaagatgagagagGTCAGACTGGCAGCCAGTGAACTGG ATATTCCCCAACTGGCTATTCTCACCAAAGTTGATGAAGCCTGTCCCAAGGCTGCAGGGGACTCAAGCAATATCTATAAGAGCACATACCTGAAGGAACAG GTTGATAAATTCCACATGCTGCTGGGCCTCCCACTGAACTGCATCTTCCTTGTGCAGAACTACGATGAGGAAACTGAGTTAAATGAAGGAATGAGCGCTGCGATCGTGTGCGCACTGAGACAGATGGTTCAGTTTGGAGAAGACTTCCTCAACAACCTGGAAACATGA
- the LOC138407649 gene encoding interferon-induced protein 44-like isoform X2 produces MSSECLYFTAMGGVWSLVFGPTLFKHPWREVSVKYQDNLEFVKSYKPQNNQVKHLRILLHGPVGAGKSSFINSVDSILKDRPAGRVMTDAVSGTSFTKKYRTFKFSRGVESTYSFVFNDIMGFEEGSDCGVSVEDVKLALRGHVEEGYRFNPERGLMEGDIGYNSHPTVEDKVHVLVCVVPVGSVSLLSDEIVMKMREVRLAASELDIPQLAILTKVDEACPKAAGDSSNIYKSTYLKEQVDKFHMLLGLPLNCIFLVQNYDEETELNEGMSAAIVCALRQMVQFGEDFLNNLET; encoded by the exons ATGTCGTCTGAATGTCTTTACTTCACAGCAATGGGAGGAG tttggtcACTTGTATTTGGTCCGACACTCTTTAAGCATCCATGGAGGGAGGTGTCAGT GAAGTACCAGGACAATCTTGAGTTTGTGAAATCTTACAAACCTCAAAACAATCAAGTCAAACATCTCAGGATTCTGCTTCATGGACCAGTTGGTGCTGGAAAGTCGAGTTTCATCAACTCTGTCGACAGCATTTTAAAAGACAGACCTGCAGGTCGAGTTATGACAGACGCAGTCTCTGGGACCAGCTTCACCAAAAAG TACAGGACCTTCAAATTCTCCAGAGGAGTAGAGAGCACTTACTCTTTTGTTTTCAATGACATCATGGGCTTTGAGGAAGGATCTGACTGTGGAGTCTCTGTGGAAGACGTCAAACTGGCCCTGAGAGGACACGTGGAAGAAGGTTACAGG TTCAACCCTGAACGAGGACTGATGGAGGGGGACATTGGCTACAACTCACATCCCACTGTGGAAGACAAAGTTCATGTTCTGGTGTGTGTTGTTCCTGTGGGCTCAGTGTCTTTGTTAAGTGATGAGattgtgatgaagatgagagagGTCAGACTGGCAGCCAGTGAACTGG ATATTCCCCAACTGGCTATTCTCACCAAAGTTGATGAAGCCTGTCCCAAGGCTGCAGGGGACTCAAGCAATATCTATAAGAGCACATACCTGAAGGAACAG GTTGATAAATTCCACATGCTGCTGGGCCTCCCACTGAACTGCATCTTCCTTGTGCAGAACTACGATGAGGAAACTGAGTTAAATGAAGGAATGAGCGCTGCGATCGTGTGCGCACTGAGACAGATGGTTCAGTTTGGAGAAGACTTCCTCAACAACCTGGAAACATGA